The following coding sequences are from one Virgibacillus necropolis window:
- a CDS encoding ROK family transcriptional regulator yields the protein MQKGNAAYIKKMNQKLILKYVMNEQSSSRATISKKLALSKPTVSTLVDQLLEEGWIFETGNGEASTNGGRKPVNLMFNPQKSYIIGIDIGGTNVALGITDLNGKVYAYRDFPTQVNLEHHLFDEIKQSVESMKWELGIDESKILGVGAGVPGITNVKEGTVKEAPALKWKDFPIRARLKEIFNLPIYIDNDVNINALGEHWKGVGRDKKNLIYIAIGTGIGSGIMINGKLYRGSNYSAGEIGYLVTDRVHAENYHPVYAGYGFLESVASGSSIGNQLSERLGRTVSAKEAFDLYQIQDQAALEVVNFAIENLALGIANYVSLFDPELIILGGGVSGSYSIIHKQMVDIMKRYTPKECEIVPTMFGKEAGVIGAVALFLKEFDTLIDI from the coding sequence ATGCAGAAAGGAAATGCTGCTTACATAAAAAAAATGAATCAAAAGTTGATACTTAAATACGTTATGAACGAACAATCTAGCTCGCGTGCTACTATTTCTAAAAAGTTAGCACTTAGTAAGCCAACAGTTTCCACACTTGTTGATCAGTTGTTGGAAGAAGGTTGGATATTTGAAACTGGGAATGGTGAAGCATCCACTAATGGCGGACGGAAACCTGTTAATTTAATGTTTAATCCACAAAAAAGCTATATTATCGGAATAGATATTGGTGGCACAAATGTAGCATTAGGGATTACTGATTTGAATGGTAAGGTTTATGCCTATCGAGATTTTCCGACACAAGTAAATTTAGAACATCATTTATTTGATGAAATTAAACAAAGTGTAGAGTCTATGAAATGGGAATTAGGGATTGACGAATCAAAAATTCTAGGTGTGGGGGCAGGGGTTCCTGGTATAACAAATGTTAAGGAAGGAACTGTCAAAGAAGCACCGGCATTAAAGTGGAAGGACTTTCCCATACGTGCAAGATTAAAAGAAATCTTTAATCTGCCAATATACATCGATAATGATGTAAATATCAATGCGCTGGGTGAACATTGGAAAGGTGTAGGGAGAGATAAAAAGAACTTAATTTACATTGCGATTGGTACTGGAATAGGTAGCGGTATTATGATAAACGGAAAGTTATATCGTGGCAGTAATTATAGTGCAGGTGAAATTGGTTATCTTGTAACAGATAGGGTGCATGCTGAGAATTATCACCCTGTGTATGCTGGATATGGTTTCTTGGAAAGTGTTGCAAGTGGTTCCTCGATTGGGAATCAATTATCAGAACGACTAGGAAGAACAGTTTCAGCAAAAGAGGCTTTTGATTTGTATCAAATACAGGATCAAGCTGCTTTGGAAGTAGTTAATTTTGCCATTGAAAACTTGGCTTTAGGTATTGCGAATTATGTTTCACTTTTTGATCCTGAATTAATTATTTTAGGGGGTGGTGTCAGCGGGTCATATTCCATTATTCATAAACAGATGGTAGACATCATGAAAAGATATACTCCAAAAGAATGTGAAATAGTACCAACAATGTTTGGAAAGGAAGCAGGGGTTATCGGGGCAGTAGCATTATTTTTAAAGGAGTTTGATACATTAATTGATATTTAA
- a CDS encoding extracellular solute-binding protein, with the protein MCFIKKSWVFSFLLITFIGITLTGCMAGGSGEESSDGASNSDSGKDLEEKVVVYSPHGKDILSEFEKLFEAEYDVDMEFLDMGSQEILDRVRSEKNNTQADIWWGAPQVNFDQAKDDGLLAEYKPTYADALDDMYHDEDWMWSGTSITPEVILYNTKEISAEEAPKDWDDLLDPKWEDEIIIRYPLASGTMRTIYSAMIYRTYKDTQSPEEGYEWLQKLDENTKEYSANPEIMYNQVAKGVGSLSVWNMPDTVMLAEEKGYPFDYVIPESGTPVLTEGIAIVKDAPHPKAAKAFYEFVNTKKAAKLLAEKYYRIPTREDIEDLPEWITETEIKPMEIDWALFQEKSPKWMEYWDNKIKNTEKDKSEE; encoded by the coding sequence ATGTGTTTTATTAAAAAGTCGTGGGTATTTTCATTTTTACTAATTACATTCATAGGTATTACGCTCACAGGGTGTATGGCGGGTGGTTCTGGTGAGGAGAGCAGTGATGGAGCCTCAAATTCAGATTCGGGTAAAGATTTGGAAGAAAAGGTAGTTGTCTATTCTCCACATGGTAAAGACATTTTAAGCGAATTTGAAAAACTATTTGAAGCAGAATACGATGTCGATATGGAATTTTTAGATATGGGTTCTCAAGAGATATTAGACCGTGTCCGCTCTGAGAAAAATAATACTCAAGCAGATATCTGGTGGGGAGCACCTCAAGTGAATTTTGATCAAGCAAAAGATGATGGTCTACTTGCAGAATATAAACCTACTTATGCTGATGCATTAGATGACATGTATCATGATGAGGACTGGATGTGGTCGGGAACGTCTATCACACCGGAAGTAATTCTTTATAATACAAAAGAAATATCAGCAGAAGAAGCGCCAAAGGATTGGGATGACCTTCTTGACCCTAAATGGGAAGATGAAATTATTATTCGTTATCCATTGGCCTCAGGTACAATGCGCACCATATACTCGGCAATGATTTATCGTACGTATAAGGATACACAAAGTCCTGAAGAAGGGTATGAGTGGTTACAAAAGCTTGATGAAAACACAAAAGAATATTCTGCAAACCCAGAAATTATGTACAATCAGGTGGCAAAGGGTGTTGGTTCATTATCTGTTTGGAATATGCCAGATACGGTAATGTTGGCTGAAGAAAAAGGTTATCCTTTCGACTATGTAATTCCTGAAAGTGGAACACCAGTATTGACAGAGGGTATTGCAATTGTTAAAGATGCTCCACATCCAAAGGCAGCGAAAGCCTTTTATGAGTTTGTAAATACGAAGAAGGCTGCAAAACTACTTGCGGAAAAGTATTATCGTATTCCTACTCGTGAGGATATAGAGGATTTACCAGAATGGATCACAGAAACAGAAATTAAACCAATGGAAATAGATTGGGCTTTATTCCAGGAGAAATCTCCAAAATGGATGGAATATTGGGATAATAAAATTAAAAACACGGAAAAAGATAAGAGCGAAGAATAG
- a CDS encoding DnaD domain-containing protein — MNYIKQLNAFHLKIDLEPLSVNARSLWYTLTDINNRLGWREEFTVAASKLREKAGLTDSGFKRARKELEDNGFIQMTSRGGNQLAIYKMVCLYNDMTGKVDYIEETGLQHEQKATNNVTHNVDHKLTPLIKPKQKDKQNNTTTTDDAIVFFQENFGAITPYVANDMINWVNDLGEPLILDAMKRALERGKANWGYVKGILQAWVKKGITSVAAAQSEEVEFRREKEGRKGSRSFTSRTTPEEIVPDWFTEQKRQEKLKRKEKEAIGKEWDSVVDQAEEARILAKLEKWRMAE; from the coding sequence ATGAATTACATCAAACAACTGAACGCTTTTCATTTAAAGATTGATTTGGAACCACTATCTGTAAACGCAAGGTCACTATGGTATACCTTGACAGACATCAATAATCGGCTTGGCTGGAGAGAGGAATTTACTGTTGCGGCATCCAAACTAAGGGAGAAAGCTGGATTAACGGATAGCGGGTTTAAACGTGCACGCAAGGAGTTAGAGGACAATGGGTTTATTCAGATGACATCCAGAGGTGGCAATCAATTGGCAATCTATAAAATGGTTTGTTTGTACAACGATATGACTGGAAAAGTGGACTACATAGAGGAAACTGGTCTACAGCATGAGCAAAAGGCAACCAATAACGTGACCCATAATGTGGACCACAAATTGACCCCATTAATAAAACCTAAACAAAAAGATAAACAAAACAATACAACAACTACAGATGACGCGATTGTATTCTTCCAAGAAAATTTTGGTGCGATTACGCCATACGTCGCTAACGATATGATTAATTGGGTTAACGATCTAGGTGAACCTTTAATTTTGGATGCAATGAAACGAGCGTTAGAACGAGGAAAAGCGAATTGGGGATATGTTAAAGGCATTCTGCAGGCGTGGGTAAAGAAGGGAATTACTAGTGTTGCTGCGGCACAATCTGAAGAAGTGGAATTTCGTAGGGAAAAGGAAGGGCGGAAAGGATCACGCTCGTTTACTTCTAGAACTACTCCTGAGGAAATTGTTCCAGATTGGTTTACAGAGCAGAAGAGACAAGAAAAGTTGAAAAGGAAGGAAAAAGAAGCGATAGGGAAGGAGTGGGATTCGGTTGTAGATCAAGCAGAGGAGGCGAGAATTTTGGCGAAGCTTGAAAAGTGGAGAATGGCTGAGTGA